In Sphingomonas sp. LT1P40, the DNA window CTCGTCACGCAACGAGGGCTTCGAGGCGTCGATCCACCGCATCAAGGAACAGGTGCTCCCGCGCCTGCTCGAACGCGTCGATCCCGAGGCCGCCGCTACCCTGAACAAGGATGAGCTGGCCGAGGAATTCCGCCCGATCATCGGCGAAGTGCTCGCCGAGCTGAAGTTGACGCTCAACCGCCGCGAACAGTTCGCGCTGGAAAAAGTGCTGGTCGACGAGTTGCTCGGTCTCGGCCCGTTGGAAGAATTGCTGTCCGACAGCGCGATCAGCGACATCATGGTCAACGGCCCCGACCAGACCTTTATCGAGCGCAAGGGCAAGCTCGAACTCGCCAACATCCAGTTCCGCGACGAGGAGCATCTGTTCCAGATCGCCCAGCGCATCTGCAACTCGGTCGGTCGCCGCGTCGATCAGACCACCCCGCTCGCCGACGCCCGCCTCAAGGACGGCTCGCGCGTCAACGTGATCGTGCCGCCGCTGAGCCTCAAGGGCACCGCGATCTCGATCCGTAAATTCTCCGACAAGCCGATCACGCTCGACATGATGGCAGGCTTCGGTTCGATGTCGACCAAGATGGCGACGGTGCTCAAGATCGCCGGCGCGTGCCGCTTCAACGTCGTCATCTCGGGCGGTACCGGTTCAGGCAAAACCACGATGCTCAACGCGCTGTCGAAGATGATCGATCCGGGCGAGCGCGTGCTGACGATCGAGGACGCGGCGGAACTCAAGCTGCAACAGCCGCATTGGCTGCCGCTCGAAACCCGTCCGCCGAACCTGGAGGGTCAGGGCGAAATCACCATCCGCGATCTGGTCAAGAACGCGCTGCGTATGCGCCCGGATCGCATCATCCTCGGCGAAATTCGCGGGTCGGAGTGTTTCGATCTGCTCTCCGCGATGAACACCGGCCATGACGGATCGATGTGCACGCTCCACTCCAACTCCCCGCGCGAATGCCTCGGCCGTATGGAAAACATGGTCATGATGGGCGACATCAAGATTCCGAAGGAAGCGATCAGCCGCCAGATCGCCGACTCGGTCGACCTGATCGTTCAGGTGAAGCGCCTGCGCGACGGTTCGCGCCGCGTCACCAACATCACCGAAGTGATCGGCATGGAAGGCCCGGTGATCGTGACGCAGGAGCTGTTCAAATTCGAATATATGGATGAGAGCGCCGACGGAAAGATCATCGGCGAATACCGCTCGATGGGCCTGCGTCCCTATACGCTGGAAAAGGCGCGCTCGTTCGGTTTCGACAATGCGCTCTTGGAAGCGTGTTTGTAAAAATTCCGGTAACGGGACATTAACCATGCCCGCAACTGCTGGCGGAGTTGGCGCCGCCGTCTAGCCTGGGGTCGATGGATGTCCGCGCACCGATGACCCTGTTTCTCGCCCTGCTCGCGCTGGTCACACCGGTCGATCGCGTCCGCGCAGCACCACCCGTCTCGACCCTCGCCACCGACACCGAAGCCCGCTGGGTCCCGTTCGAGCTGACGCCAGGCAACCAGATCCGCTTCCGCACGCTGCTCAACGGCCGCTGGGTCGATGCCATCCTCGATACCGGCGTCAGCGACAGCGCCGTCTCCGCCCGCTTCGCACGCTCAGCAGGCATGAAACCGCTCGTCTCCGGGCGAGCGGATGCCATCGGCGGCAGCGTCTCGCTCAGCTGGACATCGCTGCAACGCGTCGAGGTCGGCGGCTTGGTCCGCACCGGCGGGCGCATTGCCATTATCGATGCCGATCCGCGCGTCACCGGGTCCGCGCCGGTCGATCTGTTCGTCGGATCGGACCTGCTCGCCGCACACGCACTCGAAATCGACTATGATGCCCAGCGTTTCCGGCTGCTGCTCTCTGGTCGCATGCCGTTTCGCGGCGTCACCGCGCCACTCTCGCTTGCTGATCGCACGGGTCTGTATCTCAGCGAACTCAATCTGGGCGGGCGGCGGCATCGCGCGGTGATCGTCGATACCGGCGACGGCAGCATGGTGACGCTGACCCGCAGCGCCTGGCGCGGCAGCGAGCGCGAAGCTGGCCCCGTCACCACCGCAATCGCCTATGGTCTGGGCGGCATGGTGGAGACCGAGGTTGCGATCCTGCCCACCCTCCGCCTCGCATCGCTGACCGCGCGCGATGTCGAGCTGCGCGTCGAACCCGATACCGGCTTTTCGGGCCGCAAGGGCGCGGCGGGCCGCATCGGCAGCGGCCTGTTGCGGCGGCACCGCGTGCTGCTCGATCCCGGCGCGGGCCGCATGATCCTCGCCCCCGCCGCCCGCGCCGACTGGCCGGTGTCGCGTTCCACCAGCGGGCTGATGCTGGCGCAGGAGGGGCCCCGGCTGCGCGTCCTGCATGTCATGCGTGGCAGTCCGGCGGCGGCCGCTGGCTGGCGCGCGGGTGCTGAAATCTGCGGCATCGACGGTAGCGCGATTCCTGCGCTCTACACCGGCAGTGCGCTGGCAAGCTGGTCGATCGGCATCCCCGGCCGCACTGTCCGCCTTAGCCTGTGCGACGGCGCCGAACGCAATCTGACGCTGGCGCGCTTTTACTAGCCTTTGATCGCAAGTGCCGCAGTGACGACCGCCAGCAACACCGCCATCACCTGAATCAGCGTCCACGGCATCCAGCCCACGCGGTCGAGGTCGGCACGCTTGCTTCGCCGCCAGTCGGCAAAGCCGCTGCCCGCCGCCACCGCCACGAACGCGCCAACTCCAATCCACAACGGCACTTGCATCGCCCGTCACTCCGCTTCACCACAGGCGCAATAATCAGAGAGGAACCCTGATGCGCTATACCCTGCCCGTCTTTGCCGTCGTCGCCACCGCCGCAATCGGCGCTGCTGCCATCGGCGCGCCCCAGATGGGTGTCGTCAGTGCCGATTTGAAGGCAGCCGTCGCCGCTCCCACCCGCACGCCCGCCAACATCGCACGCGACAAATACCGCCACCCCGCCGAAACGCTTGCCTTTTTCGGGGTGAGGCCGACCGATACGGTGGTCGAACTCTGGCCCGGTGGCGGCTGGTACACCGAAATTCTCGCGCCCTATCTCAAAAAAGGCGGCACGCTGTACGCCGCCGCACCGTGGCCGAACGGGGTGAAGGGCGTCCAGACCAAACAGGCGCAGGACGCCGCGACCTATGGCGCGGTCAAACTCGCCGCATTCCCCGCAAAGGAAGGTGAAACCGGCGTACCCGCGGGCAGCGCGGACAAGGTGCTCACTTTCCGCAACATCCATAACTGGAAAATGGGTGCCGAGGACCGCAGCGCCGAAGCCTTCAAACAGATTTTCGCCATGCTGAAGCCCGGCGGCACGCTCGGCATCGTCGAGCACCGCCTGCCCGAAACCGCCGATGCCGCCCTCGAGAAGAACAGCGGCTATCTCAAAGTATCGACCGTGCGCAAACTCGCCGAGGATGCGGGCTTCCGCTTCGTCGCAGCGTCGGAGATCAATGCCAATCCAAAGGACACGACCGACTATCCCAAGGGCGTCTGGACGCTCCCGCCCAACTACGCCGAAAAGGATGTCGATCGCGCTAAATACGAAGCGATCGGCGAAAGCGACCGCATGACGCTCAAGTTCCGCAAGCCAAACCCGAGCGTCAGGGGCGGGTAAGGCTAACATCATCCTGTTTGGCGAAAGTCATCCAAGCCAAAGGCGATCAAATGAAGATAGATCGACCTGGTGGTTATGCTATTCTCCCTGACGGGGGGAAATACTATGCGCCGGCTGATTTTCTGTTTCGACGGAACGTGGAACAAGATTGACGGAACGTACCCGACTAACGTCGCGCGAGTCGCGCAGTCGGTCAGCCGGTATGATGGCGATGTTTCCCAGATAATCTATTATGATGAAGGCGTAGGAACGACCACAACCGAACGATGGACAGGCGGGGTTTTTGGCCACGGATTGATCGAAAAGATCATCGAGGCCTATCATTTCCTGATCATCAACTACGAACCGGGTGATGACATCTACGTGTTCGGATTCTCTCGTGGTGCGTTTGCTGCGCGATCCTTCGTCGGGCTGATCAGAAATTGCGGAATTATGTCGCGCCGCTCGCTGACCCATATCAGGGCGGCGATTGATCTCTATATCAGTCGCGATGACAATGCATCGCCCGGTTCAGAGAGATCACGCACCTTCCGGCTGAAGCATTGTCCGAAACTTTGCCTGCCCGGCGACCTGGAGTGGCGGGAGAGGGCCTATCCCGAACATGTCTCGG includes these proteins:
- a CDS encoding CpaF family protein, whose translation is MSAFGRRSGPGASAGRPAFGVARPMQGGASARPSDAAGGEQFPPLHDVPLPGAIQGEPESGDPNASMGSMSNSDAMQRLADRQAAPADSGSSRNEGFEASIHRIKEQVLPRLLERVDPEAAATLNKDELAEEFRPIIGEVLAELKLTLNRREQFALEKVLVDELLGLGPLEELLSDSAISDIMVNGPDQTFIERKGKLELANIQFRDEEHLFQIAQRICNSVGRRVDQTTPLADARLKDGSRVNVIVPPLSLKGTAISIRKFSDKPITLDMMAGFGSMSTKMATVLKIAGACRFNVVISGGTGSGKTTMLNALSKMIDPGERVLTIEDAAELKLQQPHWLPLETRPPNLEGQGEITIRDLVKNALRMRPDRIILGEIRGSECFDLLSAMNTGHDGSMCTLHSNSPRECLGRMENMVMMGDIKIPKEAISRQIADSVDLIVQVKRLRDGSRRVTNITEVIGMEGPVIVTQELFKFEYMDESADGKIIGEYRSMGLRPYTLEKARSFGFDNALLEACL
- a CDS encoding retropepsin-like aspartic protease, with protein sequence MDVRAPMTLFLALLALVTPVDRVRAAPPVSTLATDTEARWVPFELTPGNQIRFRTLLNGRWVDAILDTGVSDSAVSARFARSAGMKPLVSGRADAIGGSVSLSWTSLQRVEVGGLVRTGGRIAIIDADPRVTGSAPVDLFVGSDLLAAHALEIDYDAQRFRLLLSGRMPFRGVTAPLSLADRTGLYLSELNLGGRRHRAVIVDTGDGSMVTLTRSAWRGSEREAGPVTTAIAYGLGGMVETEVAILPTLRLASLTARDVELRVEPDTGFSGRKGAAGRIGSGLLRRHRVLLDPGAGRMILAPAARADWPVSRSTSGLMLAQEGPRLRVLHVMRGSPAAAAGWRAGAEICGIDGSAIPALYTGSALASWSIGIPGRTVRLSLCDGAERNLTLARFY
- a CDS encoding class I SAM-dependent methyltransferase, with product MRYTLPVFAVVATAAIGAAAIGAPQMGVVSADLKAAVAAPTRTPANIARDKYRHPAETLAFFGVRPTDTVVELWPGGGWYTEILAPYLKKGGTLYAAAPWPNGVKGVQTKQAQDAATYGAVKLAAFPAKEGETGVPAGSADKVLTFRNIHNWKMGAEDRSAEAFKQIFAMLKPGGTLGIVEHRLPETADAALEKNSGYLKVSTVRKLAEDAGFRFVAASEINANPKDTTDYPKGVWTLPPNYAEKDVDRAKYEAIGESDRMTLKFRKPNPSVRGG